Proteins encoded by one window of Candidatus Nezhaarchaeota archaeon:
- a CDS encoding DUF2102 domain-containing protein, with amino-acid sequence MAGILIVLLPSSKLTPSALAERITWLGLPVKVKPYGFGVAVEGANEDLRRIAELAWSLDPQHVFIKPRGFPIADERFLGHSYRGLGSIRRKGLLQIDYEMELAENLAEAMGGKPSRLNTKIVECKHVREYVSALIVEDNGKKLVYCPEKRYMGEHACSGRCPYGEVVVWA; translated from the coding sequence ATGGCCGGCATACTGATAGTACTCCTACCAAGCTCTAAATTGACTCCATCAGCGCTTGCTGAGAGGATTACATGGCTCGGACTGCCAGTGAAGGTAAAACCCTACGGTTTCGGCGTCGCCGTTGAAGGGGCTAACGAAGACCTCAGGAGGATTGCAGAGCTCGCGTGGAGCTTGGACCCTCAGCACGTGTTCATTAAGCCAAGAGGCTTTCCAATAGCTGATGAGAGATTCCTAGGCCATAGCTATCGCGGGCTGGGCTCGATTAGGAGGAAAGGCTTACTACAGATAGACTATGAGATGGAATTAGCTGAGAACCTTGCTGAGGCTATGGGTGGCAAGCCATCTAGACTAAACACCAAGATAGTTGAGTGTAAGCACGTTAGGGAGTACGTGAGCGCCCTCATCGTAGAGGATAATGGCAAGAAACTTGTCTACTGTCCAGAGAAGAGGTATATGGGTGAGCATGCCTGTTCTGGTAGATGTCCATACGGGGAAGTTGTGGTCTGGGCTTGA
- a CDS encoding DUF1464 family protein, with the protein MVKVLGVDPGTFSFDICGLENGEVFYEKVIPTPEIAKRPESLIEGLEEAGKVDLITGPSGYGVKITHLKDVKDPEAFALNDLLLVRPEDVEKALKRGDLGIMVYQAMVKATIEMKRRNMPICFIPAVVHLPTVPWYRKINKIDMGTADKMCIAVLGVYDQSRRLGLNYSEVSFILVEMGFGYNAVIGVEGGRIVDGIGGTMGHMGFLTAGGLDAELVQLVGNWEKSDIFTGGISTVAKVQLPEQLVERAKWDEVCRAMMEAMVEGIEKMVASMMVSVRKPREILLSGRLTRINEIERMVKERLSRYGEVRQVGWLKGAKTVKEAAQGYAMVADGLAGGVFKKLIEWMRIPEASGTSLDYIFHPKKSEIKLKLLTSGTIQ; encoded by the coding sequence ATGGTCAAGGTTTTGGGGGTCGATCCTGGAACTTTTAGCTTCGATATATGCGGCCTAGAGAATGGAGAGGTCTTCTATGAGAAGGTCATCCCAACACCAGAAATAGCCAAAAGGCCTGAATCCTTAATTGAGGGCTTGGAGGAAGCTGGCAAAGTCGATTTGATAACAGGCCCATCGGGCTATGGGGTTAAGATCACGCACCTAAAGGATGTAAAGGATCCGGAGGCCTTTGCTCTCAACGACCTTCTCCTCGTTAGACCAGAGGATGTCGAGAAAGCCCTTAAAAGAGGGGACCTCGGGATAATGGTTTATCAAGCAATGGTCAAGGCGACCATCGAGATGAAGAGAAGAAACATGCCTATCTGTTTCATACCAGCTGTAGTTCATCTGCCCACAGTTCCATGGTATAGGAAGATAAATAAGATAGACATGGGGACAGCGGACAAGATGTGCATAGCCGTCTTGGGAGTCTATGACCAGTCAAGAAGGTTAGGATTGAATTACAGTGAGGTGTCGTTCATACTCGTTGAGATGGGTTTTGGTTACAATGCTGTCATAGGTGTTGAGGGGGGTAGGATAGTTGATGGTATAGGTGGAACCATGGGCCACATGGGCTTCCTAACGGCCGGAGGCTTGGATGCCGAGCTTGTACAGCTCGTGGGTAATTGGGAGAAGAGCGACATCTTTACTGGTGGAATCTCAACAGTGGCTAAAGTTCAGTTACCAGAGCAGTTGGTTGAAAGGGCTAAATGGGATGAGGTGTGTAGGGCTATGATGGAGGCGATGGTTGAAGGTATAGAGAAGATGGTTGCATCAATGATGGTATCAGTGAGAAAGCCAAGAGAGATCCTGCTGTCCGGTAGGTTGACGAGGATTAATGAGATAGAGAGGATGGTTAAAGAGAGGCTCAGTAGATATGGTGAGGTTAGACAAGTGGGCTGGCTTAAGGGGGCTAAGACCGTTAAGGAGGCAGCTCAGGGATATGCAATGGTGGCTGATGGACTGGCTGGAGGAGTTTTCAAGAAGCTCATAGAGTGGATGAGAATACCAGAGGCTTCCGGCACCTCATTGGACTACATATTCCATCCCAAGAAGAGCGAGATTAAGTTGAAGCTATTGACTAGCGGTACAATCCAATGA
- a CDS encoding DUF2112 family protein codes for MLVFPFNSLILSDLVLRRGHEPLTSMKCIEERVKDGLKKPPFNIFDEDLVKALKFAPADMPAGAKGRISLLAPLIHEAEAALVMEGAEACFGPSGCLRANMALLSLLKSRGIPILKVGEPRSIDEAKNLLEQVDKFLGKPIYPTSTSTISKAGKSQTMIVRIYPAPKVPTYPSIPLRIAIISCGLEYSGVFSEVVEAIRSVGAEPYIPEYSKEYVKQVERVFGVKPVSGDLRVLLAQALSLLDMRMGVKGALLMTCFRCGEGSLIRSMARSLIVERLKIPVVAYSFTERTRDYNLRLRIEALYNLISKKSLYKKPPGGLALGLDSGSTYTKAVVYDGKEILGYSWRPTIDIERDAEKATKEALDKAGISISQLDAIGATGYGRFRISKLHQKSFVVDDVNSSALGALLLSGFNRCLILDVGGTDTKAMSIRDMNPTGFSLGEICAGASGRFLEIVASRLGVSIKELGEMALERLETKVTLNAYCAVFGLQDVVALLAKGVDKRDIAAAACKSIAEQICQQFLGDVDVVDPIIHVGGASLVKGLTEALKVSTGLHIVVPRYSQFAGAIGAAAMALNAGG; via the coding sequence GTGTTAGTGTTCCCATTCAATAGTTTAATACTGAGCGACTTAGTCCTTAGGAGGGGGCATGAACCACTTACCTCAATGAAGTGCATTGAGGAGAGGGTTAAGGACGGGCTCAAAAAGCCACCATTCAATATATTCGACGAAGACCTAGTCAAAGCGCTTAAATTCGCTCCAGCCGACATGCCCGCTGGCGCCAAAGGTAGGATATCGCTCTTAGCCCCATTAATACATGAAGCTGAAGCGGCCTTAGTAATGGAGGGCGCTGAAGCATGTTTCGGCCCCTCTGGCTGCTTAAGAGCAAACATGGCGCTTCTCAGTCTTCTCAAGAGCAGGGGCATCCCCATACTTAAGGTTGGGGAGCCTAGGAGCATTGACGAGGCCAAGAACCTTCTTGAGCAGGTGGATAAATTCTTGGGTAAGCCTATCTACCCCACATCAACGTCAACGATTAGCAAGGCTGGCAAATCTCAAACAATGATAGTGAGGATCTATCCGGCACCCAAAGTTCCAACATATCCTTCAATCCCACTTAGGATTGCAATTATAAGTTGTGGACTTGAATACTCTGGCGTCTTTAGCGAGGTTGTTGAAGCGATAAGAAGTGTTGGAGCTGAACCCTACATACCTGAGTACTCTAAAGAGTACGTTAAGCAAGTGGAGAGAGTCTTTGGAGTTAAGCCTGTGAGCGGTGATTTAAGGGTCCTACTTGCACAAGCACTGTCACTCCTCGACATGAGAATGGGTGTAAAGGGAGCCCTGCTCATGACGTGCTTTAGGTGTGGTGAGGGGAGCCTCATCAGGAGCATGGCGAGGTCACTCATTGTTGAGAGGCTCAAAATACCAGTCGTAGCCTACTCATTCACTGAAAGGACAAGAGACTACAACCTGCGCCTTAGGATTGAAGCACTGTACAACTTGATATCGAAGAAGAGCCTCTACAAGAAGCCACCAGGAGGATTAGCTCTAGGCTTAGACTCCGGCTCAACCTACACTAAGGCTGTGGTTTATGATGGCAAGGAGATTTTGGGATACTCTTGGAGGCCAACTATAGATATTGAGAGGGATGCCGAGAAAGCTACTAAAGAGGCCTTAGATAAGGCTGGCATCTCTATAAGCCAGCTTGATGCTATCGGAGCTACTGGATATGGTAGGTTCAGGATAAGCAAGCTGCATCAAAAATCATTTGTAGTCGACGACGTCAACTCTAGTGCTCTAGGAGCACTGCTTCTATCAGGTTTCAACAGGTGTCTAATACTAGATGTAGGTGGGACTGATACTAAGGCTATGTCCATAAGGGACATGAACCCAACAGGCTTCAGCCTAGGCGAGATATGTGCCGGTGCTTCGGGAAGATTCCTAGAGATTGTTGCCTCAAGACTTGGGGTAAGCATTAAGGAGCTCGGTGAAATGGCTCTTGAGAGACTAGAAACTAAAGTGACATTAAATGCTTATTGTGCTGTATTCGGCCTTCAAGACGTCGTTGCCTTACTGGCTAAAGGTGTCGACAAGCGAGATATTGCAGCCGCAGCGTGCAAGAGCATTGCTGAGCAAATATGCCAACAGTTTTTAGGGGACGTCGACGTGGTTGATCCGATCATCCATGTGGGCGGGGCATCGCTGGTTAAGGGGCTGACAGAAGCTCTTAAAGTATCTACAGGCCTACACATCGTCGTACCGAGGTACTCACAGTTTGCTGGTGCAATTGGCGCTGCAGCTATGGCTCTAAATGCAGGGGGATGA
- a CDS encoding NUDIX hydrolase has product MSSRSYPERPLVGVGVLVFHDGKVLLVKRKNEPDRGLWAIPGGLIKLGEKVTDAAVREVFEETGIRVRIKRLIDVVDKMVLDDHGRVKYHFVIIDFEGEPLSYSPSASSDVEEARWFSAGEVKGIKLSDKTRELLIKLGFIS; this is encoded by the coding sequence ATGTCTTCGAGAAGCTACCCTGAGAGGCCACTTGTAGGTGTTGGAGTTTTAGTCTTCCATGATGGTAAGGTACTGTTAGTTAAGCGTAAGAATGAGCCTGATAGGGGGCTATGGGCAATACCGGGCGGTCTCATAAAGCTAGGCGAGAAGGTTACTGATGCAGCAGTTAGAGAGGTCTTTGAGGAGACCGGCATCAGGGTTAGGATTAAAAGGCTAATTGATGTAGTTGATAAGATGGTGTTGGATGACCATGGCAGGGTAAAGTACCATTTCGTAATAATAGATTTTGAGGGGGAACCTCTATCTTACAGCCCTAGTGCATCAAGTGACGTCGAGGAGGCAAGATGGTTTTCTGCAGGGGAGGTTAAGGGTATCAAATTATCTGATAAGACTAGGGAGCTTCTAATTAAGCTTGGCTTTATCAGCTAA
- a CDS encoding UbiA family prenyltransferase — protein MILRPYIELMRPINSLLAGIATIIGFLVASGFNLTPHHSVRVLLAFSSAFMLSSSSMAINDYFDREIDAINQPSRPIPSGRVSPREALIFSLTLMVLGILLSTTINFEAFLIAILACSVFVAYSAYLKRSGLLGNVAVSLCVSLTFIYGSTAFGSLTALLVLFSITAFLATMSREIVKGIADVEGDRLKGIKSLAASLGLRAASHIALAFMVVAIATSFIPIVYGLVNWLYAPLIAFSDAGLLLSSLTVCRSPSPQRAVKSKKVMLIFMGLALAAFLAGCIEI, from the coding sequence ATGATATTGAGGCCGTACATCGAGCTCATGAGGCCAATCAATAGCTTATTAGCTGGCATTGCTACAATCATAGGTTTTCTTGTCGCCTCAGGCTTTAACCTTACACCACATCATAGTGTAAGGGTTTTACTTGCCTTCTCATCAGCTTTCATGCTATCGTCCTCCTCAATGGCTATAAACGACTACTTCGATAGGGAGATAGATGCTATTAATCAGCCTAGCAGACCCATACCAAGTGGCAGGGTAAGTCCAAGAGAAGCTTTAATCTTTTCACTCACATTAATGGTCCTAGGCATCCTGCTCTCCACCACCATAAACTTCGAGGCCTTCCTCATTGCTATATTAGCTTGCTCAGTTTTTGTGGCGTATAGTGCTTACTTAAAGAGATCGGGTCTCCTCGGGAATGTAGCTGTTAGTTTATGCGTTTCCCTAACATTCATTTATGGCTCGACAGCTTTTGGATCGCTAACAGCTTTATTGGTGCTGTTCTCCATTACTGCCTTCTTAGCCACCATGAGCCGTGAGATTGTTAAGGGTATAGCTGATGTGGAGGGCGATAGACTTAAAGGTATTAAGAGCCTAGCTGCTTCATTAGGTTTAAGAGCTGCATCCCACATTGCCTTAGCGTTCATGGTTGTAGCTATTGCTACGAGCTTCATACCGATTGTTTATGGTCTCGTTAACTGGCTCTACGCGCCCTTAATAGCCTTCTCTGATGCCGGTCTTCTGCTCTCATCACTCACCGTATGTAGATCTCCATCGCCGCAGAGAGCCGTGAAAAGCAAGAAGGTCATGCTCATATTCATGGGCTTAGCTCTGGCAGCCTTCCTAGCTGGTTGTATTGAAATTTGA
- a CDS encoding Lrp/AsnC ligand binding domain-containing protein — MHVVFVLINTKPGKAFEVAEKVCKIEKVKAAHAVTGPYDVIAYFESEEPIADVRKIVSKIHEVEGVERTLTAIAIH; from the coding sequence ATGCACGTAGTCTTCGTTCTGATAAACACTAAGCCTGGCAAGGCTTTTGAAGTAGCAGAGAAGGTCTGCAAGATTGAGAAGGTCAAGGCTGCGCATGCGGTGACAGGACCCTATGACGTCATAGCTTACTTTGAAAGTGAAGAACCCATAGCAGATGTTAGGAAAATTGTAAGCAAGATACACGAGGTTGAAGGAGTTGAGAGGACGCTGACAGCAATAGCCATCCACTAA
- a CDS encoding saccharopine dehydrogenase NADP-binding domain-containing protein yields the protein MSRFLVVGYGRVGRAVALDLKSCGHSVEVVDLRSVSDELVDGYHLVDASKDPHAIARLARNFDCTCGCLPGKLGYSFMTACAERGVKLVDVSFMSEDPLTLDSKARESGSIIVPDCGVAPGLSNMFIGLCSRVMDLIEVAEIIVGGIPRSPRPPLYHSLSWSAEDLLEEYIRPARYIEDYEVKSCNPLSLKIPFLFKGLELEAFPTDGLRTLLRLRKRPRLMRELTVRWKGHLDAVKLLWELGFLDDSHIELQGVKAPIKVLTAKIIERLSSEEDDMIVMEVVVQGLRGGERVNAQLRVYGSVAGRANTMAEITGTVCSTIALNVAQGLVDDVGVIPPEDLKELKVVISKILSELKELGLQVEVEGLSL from the coding sequence ATGTCTAGGTTCCTGGTAGTCGGTTACGGTCGAGTTGGTAGGGCGGTGGCCCTCGACTTAAAGAGCTGCGGTCACAGTGTTGAAGTGGTGGACTTGCGGTCAGTTAGCGATGAGTTAGTCGACGGTTATCACTTGGTTGATGCGTCAAAGGACCCACATGCAATAGCAAGGTTAGCTCGAAACTTTGATTGTACGTGTGGTTGCCTACCGGGAAAGTTGGGGTACAGCTTCATGACCGCTTGTGCTGAACGGGGTGTAAAGCTCGTAGACGTCTCCTTCATGAGCGAAGATCCGTTAACGCTAGACTCTAAGGCTCGGGAATCTGGATCCATCATAGTACCTGACTGTGGAGTGGCACCAGGGCTAAGCAACATGTTTATAGGTTTATGCTCTCGAGTGATGGATCTCATAGAGGTAGCCGAGATAATTGTTGGTGGGATACCTAGGAGTCCAAGACCACCGTTATACCATTCGCTCTCTTGGTCAGCTGAAGACCTGTTGGAAGAGTATATCAGGCCGGCTAGGTACATTGAAGACTACGAGGTCAAGAGTTGTAACCCTTTAAGCCTCAAGATCCCATTCCTATTTAAGGGGCTTGAACTAGAAGCCTTTCCAACTGATGGACTGAGAACACTATTAAGATTAAGGAAGAGGCCGAGACTTATGAGGGAGCTTACGGTTAGGTGGAAGGGGCACTTAGATGCAGTTAAGTTACTATGGGAGTTGGGCTTCCTAGACGATAGTCACATCGAGCTTCAAGGAGTTAAGGCACCCATTAAGGTACTAACTGCTAAGATTATAGAGAGGCTATCGTCCGAGGAGGATGATATGATAGTGATGGAGGTCGTGGTTCAAGGCTTGAGGGGAGGAGAGAGGGTCAATGCACAATTAAGGGTTTACGGGTCAGTAGCGGGGAGGGCGAACACCATGGCTGAGATAACCGGAACAGTGTGCTCGACCATTGCGTTAAATGTTGCTCAAGGACTAGTAGATGATGTGGGGGTCATACCACCTGAGGATCTTAAGGAACTTAAAGTCGTGATCTCGAAAATATTAAGTGAGCTTAAAGAGCTGGGACTCCAAGTTGAGGTTGAAGGATTGAGCCTCTAA
- a CDS encoding PH domain-containing protein: MFLRASSSFSTTLTRSSTSILYEAKVTYDKVVKAVTSGVIALLLILSLLISYLAYMYGDQLSLILTILLITDCSIIIVPYLFAPRAFSITSKGILIKRPIGGILIPFDDVLSVRRVKVGLGARLFGSGGLYGYYGLFYVSGLGRVWMYATDKDKLLLIKTRKGKNYIMSPSDPAMFMERLKVMNVNVEG; encoded by the coding sequence ATGTTCTTAAGAGCTAGTTCAAGTTTTTCAACTACTCTCACGAGGTCGTCGACCTCGATACTCTATGAGGCCAAGGTGACCTACGATAAGGTTGTGAAGGCCGTAACGAGCGGTGTGATAGCCCTCTTACTCATACTCTCACTACTCATCTCGTATTTGGCTTATATGTACGGCGACCAGTTAAGCCTGATATTGACGATATTGTTAATCACTGACTGCTCAATAATAATAGTGCCCTACCTATTCGCCCCTAGGGCTTTCAGCATTACTAGCAAAGGGATCTTAATAAAGAGGCCGATAGGAGGGATACTGATACCATTTGATGATGTGCTAAGCGTTAGACGGGTAAAGGTAGGTTTAGGTGCTAGGCTCTTTGGAAGTGGTGGATTGTACGGGTACTATGGATTATTCTACGTTTCAGGATTAGGGAGGGTCTGGATGTATGCGACCGACAAAGATAAACTGCTGTTGATAAAGACTAGGAAGGGCAAGAACTATATTATGAGTCCAAGTGATCCTGCAATGTTTATGGAGAGGTTAAAGGTCATGAACGTAAATGTTGAGGGCTGA
- a CDS encoding MBL fold metallo-hydrolase produces the protein MSVKEVLPGIFMIKVPLPGSPLKSLNSYVIMAKRPLIIDTGFNMDECYVELVKALNEIGVDYKRADYFITHLHADHLGLAGRLTSTVYISEGDAIIMQEPSSAQRILRYLSFFTMNGFPLEDLDKVLRSHPAVRYYSEVNFQVVKDGELFEYGDYKLKAILTPGHTPGHMCLYDEDNGVLFSGDHILFDITPNVPYWEGHDSLWEYLNSLDKIYSLDVKHVLPGHREFHGDVKKRILELKEHHERRLDEVVNALKSGAKTAWQVAPEISWDLTYDQWDAINPIQKWFIISETIAHLIYLENRGIVKEEIRDDRIYYMLAK, from the coding sequence ATGTCTGTAAAGGAGGTGCTCCCCGGCATCTTCATGATTAAAGTCCCGTTACCAGGCAGCCCACTTAAGTCGCTCAACTCCTACGTCATAATGGCTAAGAGGCCACTAATTATTGACACCGGGTTTAATATGGATGAATGTTATGTGGAGCTTGTGAAGGCCTTAAATGAGATAGGTGTTGATTATAAGAGAGCTGATTACTTCATAACCCACCTTCACGCTGATCACCTCGGTCTCGCAGGTAGACTGACTAGCACCGTGTACATAAGTGAGGGCGATGCTATCATAATGCAGGAACCGAGTTCTGCTCAAAGGATACTTAGGTACTTGAGCTTCTTTACAATGAACGGCTTCCCACTCGAAGATTTAGACAAGGTCTTAAGGTCCCATCCAGCTGTCAGGTACTACAGCGAGGTTAACTTTCAAGTAGTTAAGGATGGAGAGCTCTTTGAGTATGGGGATTACAAGTTGAAGGCAATACTTACTCCTGGTCACACGCCAGGCCATATGTGTCTCTACGATGAAGATAATGGGGTCTTATTCTCTGGAGACCACATACTCTTCGACATAACACCGAACGTCCCGTACTGGGAGGGACACGATTCACTTTGGGAGTACTTGAATAGCCTAGATAAAATCTATTCACTCGATGTAAAGCATGTGCTTCCGGGACATAGAGAGTTTCATGGTGATGTTAAGAAGAGAATATTGGAGTTAAAGGAGCATCATGAGAGGAGGCTGGATGAAGTAGTTAATGCTTTGAAGAGTGGAGCTAAGACGGCTTGGCAAGTAGCACCAGAAATTAGCTGGGACTTGACCTACGATCAGTGGGACGCCATAAATCCCATCCAAAAGTGGTTCATTATTAGTGAGACGATTGCACATTTAATCTACTTAGAGAATAGGGGGATAGTGAAGGAGGAGATAAGAGACGATAGAATTTACTACATGCTCGCCAAGTAG
- a CDS encoding recombinase family protein encodes MSGHGFKAVAYSRTSTDMQTTEQQVNAIKEYAESRGIEIVAWFSDPDVSGATPAFEREGFKGLLDYAERNGVSTVIVYAIDRLGRSFTDIFKTLSELDRRGMMVISIRDNFLQTLDPNIRRLVLAVLAWASEYEVKLTRERVRLSMRRREVQEKLDKIRKIDKVHDETKKLIKQLYSQGWSLRAVARAVNLSMYAVRKVLINEGVLIPAKHSCPRCGHKLRWDDIEGAYKCRSCGYKTTS; translated from the coding sequence ATGAGTGGTCATGGGTTTAAGGCCGTCGCTTACTCGAGGACCTCAACAGATATGCAGACGACTGAGCAGCAGGTGAACGCGATTAAGGAGTACGCTGAGTCTAGAGGCATAGAGATCGTGGCCTGGTTCAGTGATCCAGATGTTTCCGGCGCAACGCCGGCCTTTGAGCGTGAGGGCTTCAAGGGGCTTCTGGATTACGCTGAGCGCAATGGAGTCTCAACGGTCATAGTGTACGCCATCGATAGGCTTGGGAGGAGCTTCACTGACATATTCAAGACCTTGAGCGAGCTCGATAGGAGGGGGATGATGGTCATTAGCATAAGGGACAACTTCCTCCAAACCCTAGACCCCAACATTAGGAGGCTCGTGCTAGCTGTCTTAGCGTGGGCTTCAGAGTATGAAGTAAAATTGACTAGAGAAAGGGTTAGGCTTTCAATGAGGAGGAGAGAGGTTCAGGAAAAGCTTGACAAGATTAGGAAGATAGACAAGGTTCACGATGAAACGAAGAAGCTCATAAAGCAGCTCTATAGTCAAGGATGGAGCCTGAGGGCAGTGGCTAGAGCTGTTAATTTGAGCATGTATGCTGTGAGGAAAGTGTTGATAAATGAAGGAGTTCTAATTCCAGCAAAGCATAGTTGCCCAAGGTGTGGTCACAAGCTTAGGTGGGATGACATAGAGGGAGCCTATAAGTGTAGGTCATGCGGTTATAAGACTACTTCATAG
- a CDS encoding iron-sulfur cluster assembly scaffold protein gives MPLTYGKKVLELFRNPKNLGKMEDANAEAIAGSLACGDMIAIYLKVDDSNERIIDAKFESYGCAANIAAASMLTEMVKGKSLQDAWKFSWREISDALGGLPSVKYHCGILAVGALRRAIRAYYKDKPKPSWLPEELTREEKQALEEEKLMEVLSKRAQKLSSQE, from the coding sequence GTGCCCTTAACTTACGGCAAGAAGGTCCTCGAGCTCTTTAGGAACCCTAAGAATCTTGGTAAGATGGAGGATGCAAATGCCGAGGCTATTGCTGGTAGCTTAGCATGTGGTGACATGATAGCCATATACTTGAAGGTAGATGACTCAAATGAGAGGATAATTGACGCTAAATTTGAGAGTTATGGTTGCGCAGCAAACATAGCCGCAGCTAGCATGCTGACAGAGATGGTTAAAGGGAAGAGCCTACAGGATGCATGGAAGTTTTCTTGGAGGGAGATATCTGACGCGCTTGGTGGTCTACCATCAGTCAAGTATCACTGCGGCATATTAGCTGTTGGAGCACTTAGAAGAGCTATAAGAGCCTACTATAAGGACAAGCCAAAGCCAAGCTGGCTTCCTGAGGAGCTTACAAGGGAAGAGAAGCAAGCGTTAGAGGAAGAAAAGCTTATGGAGGTTCTCTCTAAGAGAGCTCAGAAGCTCTCATCTCAAGAGTAA
- a CDS encoding radical SAM protein — MERAKPSVSIVEISCNRALSKSKIYGVDYSLNPYFGCEHACIYCYVPRMMPMRLKNRTWGSFVEVKVNIPRVLAMEVKRAPRGRVLVSSITDPYQPIEWKCQLTRRCIELLAKGGFEVVLLTKSDTFRRDLELMEEGRFEVGVTVTTLSFHKVLEPNAPPPIARLRALKEASERGFKTFLFLGPLIPGIIDYEIQGILELAHEHGAQYVIVDKLNTRGDVVRAMAKALRGESANRFMEAVKDRGWVKKVSEEIIMMCHELKMPYDFCFSF; from the coding sequence GTGGAACGCGCTAAGCCGAGTGTAAGTATCGTTGAGATATCGTGTAACAGAGCCCTCTCTAAAAGTAAGATTTACGGTGTGGACTACTCTCTTAATCCATACTTTGGCTGTGAGCACGCCTGTATATACTGCTATGTTCCTAGAATGATGCCGATGAGGTTGAAGAACAGGACTTGGGGCTCCTTCGTTGAAGTCAAAGTTAACATTCCAAGAGTGCTAGCAATGGAGGTTAAGCGAGCTCCAAGGGGTAGGGTCTTAGTGAGCAGCATAACTGATCCATACCAGCCCATTGAGTGGAAATGTCAGCTCACGAGGAGGTGCATTGAGCTCTTAGCTAAAGGAGGCTTTGAGGTTGTGCTACTAACTAAGTCTGACACATTTAGGAGGGATTTAGAATTGATGGAAGAGGGAAGATTTGAAGTTGGAGTGACTGTGACGACTTTAAGTTTCCACAAGGTTCTTGAGCCCAATGCACCTCCACCGATAGCTAGGCTCAGAGCACTTAAGGAAGCTTCAGAGAGAGGGTTTAAGACATTTCTATTCCTCGGCCCATTGATACCAGGGATTATTGACTATGAAATTCAAGGTATACTTGAGCTCGCCCATGAGCATGGTGCCCAGTATGTGATTGTGGATAAACTGAACACTAGAGGGGATGTCGTGCGAGCTATGGCTAAAGCGCTTAGAGGCGAAAGCGCCAACAGGTTCATGGAGGCGGTTAAGGATAGAGGATGGGTGAAGAAGGTCAGTGAGGAGATAATTATGATGTGCCATGAACTCAAAATGCCCTACGATTTCTGCTTTAGCTTTTAA
- a CDS encoding GHMP kinase, with product MILRVWISAPSRLHFGMINPLGVEGRQYVSLGVGIEEPRTVVEAEPSNELIVEGVHKRLSQRFAEKVIKAFSLKGAKIKVHSTAPRHVGLGSTTQLALATAYALLAVNRVDKDVVTVSKALGLGKQSGIGTYVFERGGFILDGGIGRGRDCFPPLLLRLNVPEWWSFIVIVPVGRGLSERTEMKAFASLKSSTNEWKLVGKAASIALCKLIPALVEDNVSDFGKALIELQETVGMMFSKVQGGIYNPVSAKVIEVLKGVGVEGYGQSSWGPAVYAVTSDEKAEVAVSKIRKRLKMRAKIFIVKADNHGANITETK from the coding sequence ATGATATTGAGAGTGTGGATTAGCGCGCCATCAAGGCTTCACTTTGGCATGATAAATCCCCTAGGGGTTGAAGGTAGGCAATATGTATCTCTAGGTGTGGGGATTGAAGAACCTAGGACAGTTGTTGAGGCTGAACCCTCCAATGAACTAATAGTGGAGGGGGTGCATAAAAGGCTATCTCAAAGGTTTGCGGAAAAGGTCATCAAGGCTTTCAGCCTAAAGGGAGCTAAGATAAAGGTGCACTCAACAGCTCCTAGACACGTTGGTTTAGGCTCTACAACACAATTAGCTTTAGCTACTGCCTACGCACTATTAGCAGTCAATAGAGTTGATAAGGATGTCGTAACGGTATCCAAGGCTCTTGGACTTGGAAAGCAATCTGGCATCGGTACTTATGTCTTTGAGAGAGGAGGCTTCATACTAGATGGTGGTATAGGAAGGGGCAGAGACTGCTTTCCGCCACTACTATTAAGGCTTAATGTACCTGAGTGGTGGAGCTTTATCGTAATTGTACCAGTAGGTCGAGGTCTCAGTGAAAGAACTGAAATGAAGGCCTTCGCATCACTCAAGTCATCAACTAATGAGTGGAAACTCGTAGGTAAAGCTGCGAGCATAGCATTATGCAAGCTTATCCCAGCATTAGTGGAGGATAACGTAAGTGACTTTGGCAAAGCCCTAATAGAGCTTCAAGAGACTGTGGGCATGATGTTCTCTAAGGTGCAAGGGGGCATATACAATCCAGTATCAGCCAAAGTCATAGAAGTCCTAAAGGGGGTTGGTGTAGAGGGTTATGGTCAAAGCTCATGGGGTCCAGCAGTCTACGCTGTAACCAGTGATGAGAAGGCTGAAGTTGCTGTAAGCAAGATCAGGAAAAGGCTTAAGATGAGGGCTAAGATCTTCATAGTGAAAGCCGATAACCACGGAGCCAACATAACTGAAACGAAGTGA